A genomic segment from Streptosporangium roseum DSM 43021 encodes:
- a CDS encoding carboxylesterase/lipase family protein, translated as MNKAMAGEVVATTGGRVRGRRVAGGVRATLGIPYAAPPFGAGRFREPRPASAWSGVRDCDRFGPVAPQSARLPGAPAWSPGQDDILSVNVWAPERAPGPLPVLFWIHGGAYTFGSSAQPEYDGAELARAGLVVVTCNYRLGFEGFGHVPGLPANRGLLDQVAALHWVRDNIADFGGDPGNVTVAGQSAGAGSVACLLTMDRARGLFRRGIAHSVPDAYYPPGLAAGLTRKVAAAAGIPATAGGLLSAAPHALVAASDRVVQGYRADPASGPLHYDTVIYGPVLDGDVLATDPLSALSAGTVREMDLLFCHTTQESWLMHRTGSMPPVTDEEGLARFAADFGLPDALVAGYRALLPDAPVLEVYLAMAGDAVFAEHTAGLAGAHARAGGRAFLSRFARCRTSPDGDTVRPWHAADVPFASGNLDAVGVDFLIGGVPDGQDRALSRRMVRAWADFCATGDPGWSRLTTSSAPVRSWGVPEDRVAEDDAAAVHALWRGVIPSRLRL; from the coding sequence ATGAACAAGGCGATGGCGGGCGAGGTCGTGGCGACGACGGGCGGGCGGGTGCGGGGCAGGAGGGTCGCCGGCGGCGTCCGCGCCACGCTCGGAATCCCCTACGCGGCCCCTCCGTTCGGTGCCGGCCGGTTCCGGGAGCCGCGGCCCGCGTCGGCCTGGAGCGGTGTGCGGGACTGCGACCGCTTCGGCCCCGTCGCGCCGCAGTCGGCGCGGTTGCCCGGAGCCCCGGCGTGGTCCCCCGGCCAGGACGACATACTGAGCGTGAACGTGTGGGCCCCCGAACGGGCCCCGGGCCCGCTCCCCGTCCTCTTCTGGATTCACGGCGGCGCCTACACCTTCGGCTCCTCGGCGCAGCCCGAATACGACGGCGCCGAGCTGGCCCGCGCCGGGCTGGTGGTGGTGACCTGCAACTACCGGCTGGGGTTCGAGGGGTTCGGCCACGTGCCCGGCCTCCCCGCCAACCGGGGCCTGCTCGACCAGGTCGCCGCGCTGCACTGGGTGCGCGACAACATCGCGGACTTCGGAGGCGACCCCGGGAACGTCACCGTGGCCGGGCAGTCCGCCGGGGCGGGCTCGGTCGCCTGCCTGCTGACCATGGACCGGGCGCGCGGGCTGTTCCGGCGCGGCATCGCCCACAGCGTGCCCGACGCCTACTATCCGCCCGGCCTGGCCGCGGGCCTGACCCGGAAGGTGGCGGCGGCCGCCGGAATCCCCGCCACCGCGGGAGGGCTGCTCTCCGCAGCGCCGCATGCCCTGGTCGCCGCCTCCGACCGGGTGGTCCAGGGCTACCGCGCCGACCCGGCCTCCGGCCCGCTGCACTACGACACGGTGATCTACGGGCCGGTTCTCGACGGGGACGTGCTCGCCACGGATCCGCTGTCCGCGCTCTCCGCGGGCACCGTACGGGAGATGGACCTGCTGTTCTGCCACACCACGCAGGAGTCCTGGCTGATGCATCGGACCGGGAGCATGCCTCCGGTCACCGACGAGGAGGGGCTGGCCCGTTTCGCGGCGGACTTCGGCCTGCCCGACGCCCTGGTGGCGGGCTACCGCGCGCTGCTGCCGGACGCGCCGGTGCTGGAGGTATACCTCGCCATGGCCGGAGACGCGGTCTTCGCCGAGCACACCGCCGGGCTGGCGGGGGCCCACGCCCGCGCGGGCGGGCGGGCCTTCCTGTCCCGCTTCGCCCGCTGCCGCACCTCCCCGGACGGCGACACGGTGCGGCCGTGGCATGCCGCGGATGTCCCGTTCGCTTCCGGCAATCTGGACGCCGTCGGCGTGGACTTCCTGATCGGCGGCGTCCCCGACGGGCAGGACCGCGCGCTGTCCCGGCGGATGGTGCGCGCCTGGGCCGACTTCTGCGCGACCGGCGATCCCGGCTGGTCCCGGCTCACCACGTCCTCCGCCCCGGTGAGGTCCTGGGGCGTGCCGGAGGACCGGGTGGCCGAGGACGACGCCGCCGCCGTCCACGCCCTGTGGCGCGGGGTGATCCCCTCCCGGCTGCGGCTCTGA
- a CDS encoding MFS transporter, which translates to MPLALLALAIGAFGIGTTEFVIAGLLPEVARDFGVSIPTAGYLISGYALGVAVGAAPMTVLGTRMRRKHLLLALMVIFILGNVLSALAPTYGLMMTGRIVASFTHGAFFGVGAILAGDLVAPGRRASAIALMFTGLTLANVLGVPMGTFIGQAFGWRVTFWVVAGLGVVGLLSIAALVPVQPRPASTDIGAELAVFRSPQVWLAIGMTVLGFGGVFASFTYIAPMMTEVAGFSEGAVSWLLVLFGIGLVIGNLLGGRLADRALMPSLYALLAGLALVLAVFTFTSHARIPAAITVFLLGAFGFATVPPLQKRVLDNAAAAPTLASAVNIGAFNLGNALAAWLGGLVITAGLGYTAPNWVGALLAAAALALAALSGLLERRTVAAAPRPEMQPV; encoded by the coding sequence ATGCCTCTCGCCTTGCTCGCGCTGGCCATCGGTGCCTTCGGCATCGGCACCACGGAGTTCGTCATCGCGGGCCTGCTCCCCGAGGTCGCCCGCGACTTCGGCGTCTCCATCCCCACGGCCGGCTACCTCATCTCCGGTTACGCGCTCGGCGTCGCGGTGGGCGCCGCGCCGATGACCGTCCTCGGCACGCGCATGCGGCGCAAGCACCTGCTCCTCGCCCTCATGGTGATCTTCATCCTGGGTAACGTGCTGTCCGCGCTGGCGCCCACCTACGGGCTGATGATGACCGGCCGCATCGTGGCCTCCTTCACCCACGGCGCCTTCTTCGGCGTCGGCGCGATCCTGGCCGGCGACCTGGTCGCCCCGGGCAGGAGGGCCAGCGCCATCGCCCTGATGTTCACCGGCCTCACCCTCGCCAACGTGCTCGGAGTGCCGATGGGCACCTTCATCGGCCAGGCCTTCGGCTGGCGCGTCACGTTCTGGGTCGTGGCCGGCCTCGGTGTCGTCGGCCTTCTCAGCATCGCCGCGCTCGTGCCCGTCCAGCCCCGCCCCGCGAGCACCGACATCGGCGCCGAGCTGGCCGTGTTCCGCAGCCCTCAGGTATGGCTGGCCATCGGGATGACCGTTCTCGGGTTCGGCGGCGTCTTCGCCTCCTTCACCTACATCGCGCCGATGATGACCGAGGTCGCCGGGTTCTCCGAGGGGGCGGTCAGCTGGCTGCTGGTGCTCTTCGGCATCGGGCTCGTGATCGGCAACCTGCTCGGCGGGCGCCTCGCCGACCGCGCCCTGATGCCCAGCCTCTACGCCCTGCTGGCCGGCCTCGCGCTCGTGCTCGCCGTCTTCACCTTCACCTCGCACGCCCGGATCCCCGCCGCGATCACGGTGTTCCTGCTCGGCGCGTTCGGCTTCGCGACCGTCCCGCCCCTGCAGAAGCGGGTCCTCGACAACGCGGCGGCGGCGCCGACGCTGGCCTCCGCCGTCAACATCGGCGCGTTCAACCTCGGCAACGCCCTGGCCGCCTGGCTCGGCGGCCTGGTCATCACGGCCGGTCTCGGTTACACCGCGCCCAACTGGGTCGGCGCGCTGCTCGCCGCGGCCGCCCTCGCCCTGGCGGCCCTCTCCGGGCTGCTCGAACGCCGTACGGTAGCGGCCGCCCCCCGGCCCGAGATGCAGCCGGTCTGA
- a CDS encoding 2OG-Fe(II) oxygenase, with product MNTPSRQTGGTVTAEADLATRVGRVDWAGVTDEVNAHGCALTPRLIGPAECADLSALYEEAGRFRSTVDMARYRFGSGQYRYFDSPFPEPVRQLRQAFYPRLLPIARDWAAKLGRSAPWPDTLDEWLEMCHAAGQTKPTPILLRYRQGDWNALHRDLYGDLVFPLQVVIGLDEPGVDHTGGEFLMVEQRPRAQSRGTSTLLRQGHGLVFTTRDRPVESARGWSAAPVRHGVSTVRSGIRHTLGLVFHDAA from the coding sequence ATGAACACCCCATCCCGGCAGACCGGCGGCACGGTGACCGCGGAGGCCGACCTCGCCACCCGGGTCGGCCGGGTCGACTGGGCCGGCGTGACGGACGAGGTCAACGCCCACGGCTGCGCCCTGACCCCGCGGCTCATCGGCCCCGCCGAGTGCGCGGACCTCTCCGCGCTGTACGAGGAGGCCGGGCGCTTCCGCTCGACCGTCGACATGGCCCGCTACCGGTTCGGATCCGGGCAGTACCGCTACTTCGACAGCCCGTTCCCCGAACCGGTCCGGCAACTGAGGCAGGCGTTCTATCCGCGCCTGCTGCCCATCGCCCGCGACTGGGCCGCCAAGCTCGGCAGGAGCGCACCGTGGCCCGACACCCTGGACGAGTGGCTGGAGATGTGCCACGCGGCCGGGCAGACCAAGCCGACGCCGATCCTGCTGCGCTACCGGCAGGGCGACTGGAACGCGCTCCACCGCGACCTGTACGGAGACCTCGTCTTCCCCCTGCAGGTCGTCATCGGCCTGGACGAGCCCGGCGTCGACCACACCGGCGGGGAGTTCCTGATGGTCGAGCAGCGGCCCCGCGCCCAGTCCCGCGGCACCTCGACCCTGCTCCGGCAGGGCCACGGACTGGTCTTCACCACCCGTGACCGTCCCGTGGAGTCGGCGCGCGGCTGGTCGGCCGCCCCGGTCCGCCACGGAGTCAGCACCGTCCGCTCGGGCATCCGCCACACCCTGGGCCTGGTCTTCCACGACGCGGCCTGA
- a CDS encoding ABC transporter permease, which yields MTDVLASEWLKLRSVRSTWYILGLVALAVPLVAFLTLQGVNGWDGLSPGRRARFQAPPMEQALLPLVQLCMGVLAVLAITSEYTTGMIRTSLAAVPRRRRVLGGKAVITAGISLLGGLLFLFGAFAVSRAIVGDRPMSPGYTTPPEAEVPMLLASGLSVAVIALVGLGLGAATRSAAGAIVALSGLLFVLPVLAGLLPGPWSGRVGSVLPANLAGQLVDHPSAVGDLPPLGALGVLVAYAVAALGAGTAVLARRDA from the coding sequence ATGACCGATGTCCTCGCGTCCGAGTGGCTGAAGCTCCGCTCCGTCCGCTCCACCTGGTACATCCTCGGCCTGGTCGCCCTCGCCGTGCCCCTCGTCGCCTTCCTGACGCTGCAGGGGGTGAACGGCTGGGACGGCCTGTCGCCCGGGCGCCGGGCGCGATTCCAGGCTCCGCCCATGGAACAGGCCCTTCTGCCGCTCGTCCAGCTCTGCATGGGTGTCCTCGCCGTGCTGGCGATCACCTCGGAGTACACCACCGGCATGATCCGCACCAGCCTGGCGGCCGTGCCGCGCCGCCGGAGGGTGCTCGGCGGGAAGGCGGTGATCACCGCCGGGATCTCCCTCCTCGGCGGTCTGCTCTTCCTGTTCGGGGCGTTCGCCGTCAGCCGGGCGATCGTCGGCGACCGGCCGATGAGCCCCGGCTACACGACCCCGCCGGAGGCGGAAGTCCCGATGCTGCTGGCCTCCGGCCTGTCGGTGGCGGTGATCGCACTCGTCGGCCTGGGCCTGGGCGCGGCCACGCGCTCCGCCGCCGGGGCGATCGTCGCCCTCAGCGGGCTGCTGTTCGTGCTCCCCGTGCTCGCCGGACTCCTCCCCGGCCCCTGGAGCGGCCGGGTCGGCTCGGTGCTGCCGGCCAACCTCGCGGGGCAGCTCGTGGACCATCCGTCCGCCGTGGGAGACCTGCCGCCGCTCGGGGCGCTGGGCGTGCTGGTGGCGTACGCGGTCGCCGCCCTGGGCGCGGGAACCGCCGTCCTGGCCCGCCGGGACGCGTGA
- a CDS encoding ABC transporter permease, whose product MTDVLASEWLKLRSARSTWYILGVVVAFVLLMAGFAFYVVSLWEGMPPERRAGLRAAQPEQVVLLPLQICAAVLGVLTITSEYATGMIRSSFVAVPRRGTVLAAKAAVVAATTLVIGQASVFVTFFAGRAIAGDRPIRDFAPTLAGELPKMLATGLSPMVLALVGLGLGAVLRSTAGTVASVVALLYVVPRFALALPDPWNARVGSVLPEDLTRQLAGEAPMAVDLGDSASAIGLSPPMALAVMALYVVVALGAAAAVLGRRDVR is encoded by the coding sequence ATGACCGACGTGCTGGCCTCGGAATGGCTGAAACTCCGCTCCGCCCGCTCCACCTGGTACATCCTCGGCGTCGTCGTGGCCTTCGTCCTGCTCATGGCCGGGTTCGCCTTCTACGTGGTGAGCCTGTGGGAGGGCATGCCGCCCGAGCGGCGGGCCGGGCTGCGGGCCGCGCAGCCGGAGCAGGTCGTCCTGTTGCCCCTGCAGATCTGCGCGGCGGTGCTCGGCGTTCTCACGATCACCTCGGAGTACGCCACCGGCATGATCCGTTCCAGCTTCGTGGCGGTGCCGCGGCGCGGCACGGTGCTGGCGGCGAAGGCCGCGGTCGTCGCCGCCACCACCCTCGTCATCGGGCAGGCGAGCGTGTTCGTGACGTTCTTCGCCGGCCGGGCGATCGCCGGGGACCGCCCCATCCGGGACTTCGCGCCGACGCTGGCCGGAGAGCTCCCCAAAATGCTGGCCACGGGGCTGTCGCCGATGGTGCTGGCCCTGGTCGGGCTCGGCCTGGGCGCAGTCCTGCGCTCCACGGCGGGGACCGTCGCCTCCGTCGTGGCACTGCTGTACGTGGTCCCGAGGTTCGCGCTCGCGCTGCCCGACCCGTGGAACGCCCGGGTCGGCTCGGTCCTGCCGGAGGACCTGACCCGGCAGCTCGCGGGCGAAGCCCCCATGGCGGTCGACCTGGGGGATTCGGCCAGCGCCATCGGCCTGTCCCCGCCGATGGCGCTGGCGGTCATGGCCCTGTACGTCGTCGTCGCGCTCGGTGCGGCGGCCGCCGTACTCGGCAGGAGAGACGTCCGATGA
- a CDS encoding ABC transporter ATP-binding protein yields MIEVKELTKRYGATVAVDGLSFQVTAGLVTGFLGPNGAGKSTTMRVLLGLDAPTSGEGLVNGRRYATIRHPMHEVGALLDADAVHAGRSAFDHLRCLARSNRIGGRRVAEVLEQVGLAGVARKRAGGFSLGMRQRLGIAAALLGDPGVLMFDEPVNGLDPEGVRWIRHLMRSLAAEGRTVLLSSHLMSEMALTADRLVVIGRGRLITETSVQDLADRFERGVLVRSPRAAELTAVLRAAGATVLVEPDGGLAVKGLEVAEIGDLAAGHGLAVHEVTPRSASLEEAYMELTGDSVEYRAAGGSGDGGGRQGAGR; encoded by the coding sequence ATGATCGAAGTCAAGGAGCTGACCAAGCGCTACGGCGCGACCGTCGCGGTGGACGGGCTGTCGTTCCAGGTGACGGCGGGGCTGGTGACCGGCTTCCTGGGGCCGAACGGCGCGGGGAAGTCCACCACCATGCGCGTCCTGCTCGGCCTGGACGCCCCCACCTCGGGCGAGGGACTCGTCAACGGCCGCCGCTACGCCACGATCCGGCATCCGATGCACGAGGTCGGCGCGCTGCTCGACGCCGACGCCGTGCACGCCGGCCGCAGCGCCTTCGACCACCTGCGCTGCCTGGCACGGAGCAACCGCATCGGCGGGCGGCGGGTGGCGGAGGTGCTGGAGCAGGTGGGCCTGGCAGGGGTCGCCCGCAAGCGGGCCGGCGGGTTCTCCCTCGGCATGCGGCAGCGGCTGGGGATCGCCGCGGCGCTGCTGGGCGATCCGGGCGTGCTGATGTTCGACGAGCCGGTCAACGGCCTGGACCCGGAGGGCGTGCGGTGGATCCGCCACCTGATGCGCTCGCTGGCCGCGGAGGGACGCACGGTCCTGCTCTCCAGCCATCTGATGAGCGAGATGGCGCTCACCGCCGACCGTCTCGTCGTCATCGGACGCGGCCGGCTGATCACCGAGACCTCGGTCCAGGACCTGGCCGACCGCTTCGAGCGGGGTGTGCTGGTCCGCTCCCCGCGCGCGGCGGAGCTGACCGCCGTGCTCAGGGCCGCCGGGGCGACGGTCCTGGTGGAACCGGACGGCGGGCTGGCCGTGAAGGGACTGGAGGTGGCGGAGATCGGCGACCTGGCCGCCGGGCACGGACTCGCGGTGCACGAGGTGACGCCGCGCAGCGCCTCCCTGGAAGAGGCGTACATGGAGCTCACCGGCGACAGCGTCGAGTATCGGGCGGCCGGTGGCTCCGGTGACGGCGGCGGGCGACAGGGGGCCGGGCGATGA